The region GCTATGCCCCACCTTGGTCCGGTAACTCTTGCCGCCCGCCGCCTCAACCGTCTCGCGCACCACACGGCTACAGTTGGCGTTGTACAGCACCGTCGCCCCCGGGTTTTTCTTCAGAAAATAATCCGCCAAAATCGCCGTGGTCACACTCCCCGACACCGTTTGACCGTGTTCGTCGATCAGAAACGCTCGGTCACCATCACCGTCAAAGGCCACGCCAAAATCCAAGTTCTCGTCCTGAATCTTCGCCACCAAGAAGCGATTATTTTCATCCACCAACGGATTCGCCGGGTGGTTCGGAAACGTGCCGTCGAGCTCAAAAAACATCGGCTCCACCGTCAGCGGCCACTTGCCTTCCAGATGCGGCACCACCGCGCCGCCCATACCGTTACCCGCATCCACCGCGATGTGATACGGCTTCAACGCCGCCGCATCCACAAATCCCAGCGCATGCTTCACCCAAGCCTCCATTACGTCCTGCTGGGTCACCTCGCCGGTACGCGTGGCCTCCTGATAATGATCAGCCTTAATCGCGTCGCGGATATCGCTGAATCCCGTATCGAGCCCCACGCCGCCGGCCGCCTCGCGGCACACCTTGATGCCATTGTACTTGCCTGGATTGTGGCTGGCCGTCACCATCACACCGCCGGCCGCACCCAGCGACCCCACTGCAAAATAAATCATGTCGCTCGCCACGCAGCCGATGTCGATCACGTCACGGCCCTGGCGCGTCAGTCCGGCCCGCGCCGCCGCCGCCAACTCGGCCGAATCCGGCCGCATATCGTAGCCCACGCACACCGGTCCCTCGGTCGGCAACCAGTCGGCCACCCCGCGGCCCACCGCCTCAGCCACTTCGCTCGTTAATTCTGTGCCGACCAAACCTCGAATGTCATACGCTTTGAAGATAGATTCTGTAATATTCATGCGCTTAGTGTAGCATTGCCGTATGTACAATCACGATCTGTTACTCTGCCCGCCGACCTATTTCACGATCGCCTATTCCATCAATCCGTACATGCGCACCGACGTGCAACCAGACCCCACCCTCCTCGCCGCCGAATACGCGGCCATCGTAGCCGCCCACCAGGCCGCCGGCCGTACCATCCACTTCCTGACACCCGATCCCGCCCAGCCGGACATGACCTTCACTGCCAACCAAGCCCTCATCCGCGGCAAACGGGCCGTGCTCGGAAACCTGCCGCCCCAGCGTGCGGGCGAAACCCTGTTCCTCAAGCCCTGGCTCGAAGCCGCCGGCTACGAGGTCATCGAGTGCCCCTACCGCTTCTCCGGCCAGGGCGACGCCCTGCCCACCGGCACCGGCGCGGTGCTCAAGGGCCGGCAGTGGCGCAGCGACCCCCGCTCCGACGCCTTCATCCACGACGCCCTCGGCTACGACATCATCCCCATCCGCACCATCTCCGACGCCTGGTACGACGACGATCTCGTCTTCGGCATCATCCGCCCCGGCCTCATCGCCGTCGCCTGGGACGCCCTCGATGCCACCAGCGTTAAACTCCTGCGTGCCCGCACCGACCTCGAATTCATCGATGTCTCGCTCACCGAGGCCAAAAATTTCGTCTGCAACCTCGTCTCCGACGGCACCACCGTCGTGATGCCCGAAGGCGGCCCCCAGCTCGCCACCGAGCTCACCCGCCGCGGCCTCACCGTGGTCGAGCGCCCCATCACCCAGCTCAAACTAGGTGGCGGCGGTATCCGCTGCACCACCTTGGCCTTGGATGCCCGCTAGCCGCGCCGCAATCGCCGCCCGCGCCGCCGCCGCTTCATCCCACGGGCGCTCACCATCGGCCCCCTCGATCGTCTTCTCGTGCCCTTTGCCCAGCAGCATCACCGTGTCGCCCGCCCGGGCCTGACCAATCGCAAACCGAATCGCCTCGGTGCGGTCATGCACCATAAACAAATCCGTCCCCAGCACCTTGCCCTCCTGCGATGCACCCCCCGCGATCTGATCCATAATCCCCTGCCCATCCACGTCGCGGTCATCCTCCTCGGTCACCACCACCACATCAGCCCATTTGCCGGCGCTATGCCCCTGCTGCCCGCGCTTGGCCTCATCGCGCCGCCCCGCCGAGCCAAACATCACGATCAACCGGCCCTTGGCCGTCGCGCGCATACTGCTCAAAATCTTCTCAAAACTATCGGGCGTGTGCGCAAAATCCACGATCACCGCAAAATCCTGCCCCTCATCAATCGCATTCATCCGTCCCTCCACCGATTTGAGCGCCGCAAGTCCCTTCGCAATCGCCTCATTTTCCAGATCGAGCGCCATGCCCACACCCACCGCCGCCAGCGCATTGGACACATTAAACGTACCCGGCAAATGAATCCGCACCTCAAACGACCCCTCGTCCGAGGTCGTCACCGTAAACGCGCTCCCGCCGCCCTCAGGCCGCACGTTGCTAGCCGCAATATCCCCATGCTCCAGGCTATAGCGCAGATGATTCGGCCCCGTCGGCTCAGCCATATAATCCGCGCTCGGATCATCGCCATTAATAATCCCGCGAATCGGTACCACCCCCCGCTTATTCCCCGCCGCCATTTCAAACAGCCGCCGCTTCGCCGCCCGATACCGCTCAAACGTACCGTGGTAGTCCAAGTGCTCGTGCGTCACATTGGTCATCACCGCCAGGCTGTAATCAATCCCCCACACCCGGTTCTGCGCCAGCGCATGGCTCGTGGTCTCCAGCACCAGCCACTCGATCCCCTCGGCCTTGAGCTCCTTGATGCGCTCTAGCATCGCGTGCGTCGGCATCGTGGTCATATGCACCACATTCTCGCGCCAGTGGGCCGGCGTGCCGTACCCAATCGTGGTCATCAATCCCGTCTTGATCCCCGCGTCGTTAAGCATGGCGTAAATCATCGTCGCCGTCGTAGTCTTGCCGTCGGTCCCGGTCACCCCAATCACCTTCAGCCCGGCCGCCGGATACGCCATTACCGTCTGCCAAACTATCGCCTCTGCTAAATGCCCATACGGCTCAATCGTCCGAAACACCCGCGCCGGAATAATTGCCTTCACCAGATTACGAAACATG is a window of Candidatus Saccharimonadia bacterium DNA encoding:
- the manB gene encoding phosphomannomutase/phosphoglucomutase (converts mannose-6-phosphate to mannose-1-phosphate; the resulting product is then converted to GDP-mannose by ManC which is then used in the synthesis of mannose-containing glycoconjugates that are important for mediating entry into host cells) translates to MNITESIFKAYDIRGLVGTELTSEVAEAVGRGVADWLPTEGPVCVGYDMRPDSAELAAAARAGLTRQGRDVIDIGCVASDMIYFAVGSLGAAGGVMVTASHNPGKYNGIKVCREAAGGVGLDTGFSDIRDAIKADHYQEATRTGEVTQQDVMEAWVKHALGFVDAAALKPYHIAVDAGNGMGGAVVPHLEGKWPLTVEPMFFELDGTFPNHPANPLVDENNRFLVAKIQDENLDFGVAFDGDGDRAFLIDEHGQTVSGSVTTAILADYFLKKNPGATVLYNANCSRVVRETVEAAGGKSYRTKVGHSNIKADMRKYGAVFAGEHSGHYFFRDNWGADSGLIAAICAIGALSDSGLKLSELAKKYDKYVVSGEINFEVADKAGKIAELKQAYADGEQDELDGLTVNYPDWWFIVRPSNTEPLLRLNVEATTQGVLDEQLAKLKALLAA
- a CDS encoding amidinotransferase produces the protein MYNHDLLLCPPTYFTIAYSINPYMRTDVQPDPTLLAAEYAAIVAAHQAAGRTIHFLTPDPAQPDMTFTANQALIRGKRAVLGNLPPQRAGETLFLKPWLEAAGYEVIECPYRFSGQGDALPTGTGAVLKGRQWRSDPRSDAFIHDALGYDIIPIRTISDAWYDDDLVFGIIRPGLIAVAWDALDATSVKLLRARTDLEFIDVSLTEAKNFVCNLVSDGTTVVMPEGGPQLATELTRRGLTVVERPITQLKLGGGGIRCTTLALDAR
- a CDS encoding UDP-N-acetylmuramoyl-L-alanyl-D-glutamate--2,6-diaminopimelate ligase — protein: MFRNLVKAIIPARVFRTIEPYGHLAEAIVWQTVMAYPAAGLKVIGVTGTDGKTTTATMIYAMLNDAGIKTGLMTTIGYGTPAHWRENVVHMTTMPTHAMLERIKELKAEGIEWLVLETTSHALAQNRVWGIDYSLAVMTNVTHEHLDYHGTFERYRAAKRRLFEMAAGNKRGVVPIRGIINGDDPSADYMAEPTGPNHLRYSLEHGDIAASNVRPEGGGSAFTVTTSDEGSFEVRIHLPGTFNVSNALAAVGVGMALDLENEAIAKGLAALKSVEGRMNAIDEGQDFAVIVDFAHTPDSFEKILSSMRATAKGRLIVMFGSAGRRDEAKRGQQGHSAGKWADVVVVTEEDDRDVDGQGIMDQIAGGASQEGKVLGTDLFMVHDRTEAIRFAIGQARAGDTVMLLGKGHEKTIEGADGERPWDEAAAARAAIAARLAGIQGQGGAADTAAT